The genomic DNA GCCATCGGTTTTGCATTGGTGTGCGCCGCGTGCCCTCGTGTCTTCAGGCCTTGGAAATGTCCGGAAACAATTCCCGGCGTGGTGTCGATGGCCGCATGGTTGATCGAGATCACTTCGGTACGCAGCAAGTCTTCCGTTTCGGCCAGCGGGGGATCGTTACCCTCCACGACATTGCCCATCCACAGCACAGGGCTCGGCTGGGTTTCGGGGGCTGGAGCGCCGGCGGTGATACGGACCGGTTGCGAAGCGGCATCGCTGGGACGATGGATTTCGAGCGCGATTTCGTCTTCGAAGTCACCAAAGGGATCGACGGGTTTGGGCGAACCGTTGGTCGCAACCGGGCTCGAGGAAACTTGGTCTTCGATCGTCACATCCGTCGGTGCATCCAAGCCGACGTTCCAAAGATCGTCGGAGATCGTGCCATACGCCGCTTCACTGGTAACCGGTTCGTCGCTGACGTTGTTCAATTCGAGATCGGTCGAAACCTGTTCGGCAATATGCAAATCGCCCGTCACCGTGGTTTCCTCTCGGAAACAGACTGTTTCCGCATCCAGGTCGTTTTCGCACGGCAATTCGTCGGTCGCGTTGTCTTGGTCGGAGATGGCAGGCAACAGATTCAGCGGTTGAGATTCCGATGAAATCTTGTCGGCCGAACAGCTCGCCTTTCCACATCCTCCGGAGGCACATGTCGAATGCGTCGACAGACGCACAACCGGGAAATTGCGGAAACGTTGCGAGCTGTCCTCGTCAACCAGCGGCTGTTCGCTGGCGGAGGTCGTCTGAGAACCGCAGACTTCCTTGGCCTCGTCCGATGTGACCTCGGGCTCGACGATCGTTTCATCCTTTACGTCGGCTTGATCGCTAGCCGCTTCTTCGTATTGTCCGAGCACGAACGTCGGTTCCCGGTCGGAGTCGCTCGATTCGTGTCCTTCGGCGATCACCGATTCCACGCCGAAGGCTTGAGCAAAGGCATCCGCCAGCGAGATCTCCGCGGGGCTGCCGGCGTCGAAGGCGAAGTGGTCGCGTTCGTGTTCGGCGACCAATTGAACACAGGCCTCCAGCATCTCAAAGCTTTCACTGACCACTTGATCGTGATCGATCGGTTCGAGGTAGGCCGAGTCGCTTTCCAGATCCGCCGAAGCAATCCGATCCACCTCGGATTCCGCTAGCTCTGGTTTGTCTTCCGCGGTTTCCTCTTCAAAGGTTTCGTCGAAATTCTCGTCGAAATCGGACAGTTCCCCAAATTCGATCGACGCAGCATCGTCGCCGTCGCTCAATGGTCCAAAGTCGACAGTCGATGCCTTGGATGGATTTTTAGGATTGGTGCGTGTCGGCATGGGGAGCTGTTGGAGGTCGGCCCAGGCGTCTTGGACGATCTCGGCGGTGATGATCTCGACATCTTGCTGTTCGGCAAAGTACAGCACATGGTTCATCAGTTGGTTGATCAGACGAGGGATCCCGTCGCTGGCGCTGTGGACACTGGAGATCGCATCGTCGCGAATCAAATCGGTCGGTTCGGCACCGACGCGTTTCAGTTGTTGTCGGATATAGTCGGCGGTTTCACCTACGGACAACGCGTGCAGATAACACCGCGCCGCGATCCGTTGTGAAAAGGATGCGAGCCGTGGATCGGAAAGATTTTCGTCCAAGCGAAGCCCTCCCGCCAAAAGCGTCCGTACGCGCGGCTTGCCGTCGCGGACGATGCTGCTGATCATGCGAATCTCTTCCAATAATTCGGCCGAAAGCGATTGCGCTTCGTCGACGATCAGCAACGTTCCGTGGTCGCCCGAGTTCTCGCGGGGCCGCAAGAAATCAATCAGCGCCAGTCGCAGTTCCCCTTCCTCTTGATCGCGGTAGGGAAGGTTCAATTGGAACATGATCGCTTGCAACAGTTCGCGACTGGTATCGATCTGCCCTTCGGAGAGCAAGGCGACTTTGTAGAGGCTGCGGTAATCGTTGGCAATCAGATTGCACAACAACGATTTTCCCAACCCCGGACCACCGATCACGATCGAGGGCCCTTCGGCTCGTTCGATCGAACGTTTGATCCGGCGACGTGTCTCTTCGACCGAACCGATCCCACAGTACGATTCCGCTTGCGGTGTCGCTGGAAATGGAGAAGCAGCGAAATAGTACTTTGAATCAATGGGAAGATCGTTCTTATCAGCCATGGTCGTCTACTGGTTGGATTGCGGAGATAAAATCCGAACATACGGTCTAATCGGTTTGTTCGGCAAATCTTGCCAGCCGACTGAAGGGAATCGTGTCGATTCCTCAATGGCTATTTGGGGGGGTGAGGGTTTTCCCCAGCAACATCCGAAACGGCTGTCGATCACGCAAGGGCCGAGCAGGCGGTGCATGCATGGAGGACGCGGGCGATCCGCATCGCAAGATCAACCCGGCGAAGAATCTGTCCGGTCGTGGCGGCTAGACCATTTCGGCGAGTTCCGCCAACGGCCACTTCGTCACACGTTGAATCCCCATCTCCTTGCGGGCCGACGCGACCAACATCAGCACTACGACAACGATCCAGGCGATGCATGCGGTTCGCATCCCATGGGCTAGACGCTGCAGAGGAGTGCGGCGGACATGGAACCACGATGCGGGGAGATGCAACGTTTCGTCCCCACCGACTTCTTCGCGACGTTGCTTCCGATACGCCATGGCATCGAGCGAAGCCATGGTGAATCCGCCAAGCAGGCCGCAGCAGACGGCAATCAGCAGTCCACGTGGTGTCGGAAGACCGGGGAGCGTGGCCACGGGAGTTGCCACGACGGAGGGCTTGTCCAACGAAAGCAGTTGGTCGTAGGCTTCCGATGCGCGATCGTGTTGCCGCGTCCAGAATTGATGTCCGCTCAGCAGATCGTTTGCTTCGGCGGCACGCTCCAACGCGACGGCTTCGGAAATGGGGGTGTCCGTATCGGAACCGGTCGTCGCATCGTCTTCGCCTTCGACCGGCTGACGATAACTGGTCAGTGTCATCTCCGCGTCGGAAACGGTCGCCGCCGTTTCGTTCGTTTCATCAACGGCTTCGACAGCGTTGCTGAATTGGCGATCGATGTCTTGATCGGCGTAGTGCTGCGTCATCATCAGGCGCCAACGCAGCCGAGCGGTCAGCAATTTAGGAAGTCGCGATGGCGATTGGAGCGGGGTCGACGCGACCCCCGCCGCGATCACGACTTGAGGCGAATCGTTTGTGTCGCCATTTGCTATCGACCAAACCGTTCGTGGCTCCTCGGTGGGCACGAACAGAATTGCGAGCAAAAAGGCAGCGATCGACGCAAACAGGGCGTGACGAATTCGCCGCAGAATTGTCATCAGGTCGACTCCCGTTGGTCCGTCGCAGGCTCGCAAAATTTACCGGTTGTGCCTTTTATATCGGCAGCGAACCGCGATCGGCTTGACACCAGACGGTCGTCCCGCGGTGATTGTCGCAACAAATTTCTTGGGCCACCCAAACGGATCGCCGCGCCGCGGATCGTTTCGGTGTGACGGTGGGTCGCGACAGATACGAAAAAAGCATCGTGCCGGCGATTGGATCACCGACGCGATGCTAGCGAAGTTGCAAAGCTCTTTGGAGCTGCGGTATCTCGTGAACGCCCTATTTCAGCAGCGATTCGATCTGTTGGGTCAGTTCGGCATCATCGGGTTCGGTCTGCGGGCTATAGCGACCGACGACATGCCCATGGCCATCGACCAGGAACTTTTCAAAGTTCCACGAGACCTTGCCCGCTCCCTTGGGCTTGGTGTCGACCGCGGTCAAATGCTTGTACAGCGGGCAAGCCTCCTCGCCGTTGACTTCGACTTTGGCAAACATCGGGAAACTGACGTCGTAGTTCGATTTGCAAAACGCTTGGATTTCGGCCGACGTGCCCGGTTCCTGTTTGCCAAATTGGTTGCAGGGGAAACCCAGGACGACCAAGCCCTTGTCTTTGTACTTTTCGTACAACGCTTCCAAACCTTCGTACTGTGGGGTCAGGCCACACGCGCTGGCAACGTTGACGACCAGGATGACCTTCCCCTTGTATTGGGCCAGGTCGACCGATTTGCCGTCGATCGATTCCATCTTGAAATCGGTCAAATGGTCGTGGGCGTTGGCAGAGTTCATAGCGAAGCCTAATAAAAAGCTGACACAAAGGAGCGAAAGCGAAATTTTCGACACGGATTTTCTCCAGAGCGGGGAGCGGGTGGGAAACGGCCAACCTCCGCCACAGACAGCGGAAATTCATTGGCAAATGCGTTGCTGTAAGCATAATAGCAGGCTTCGAACGCCGATGCGCAAAGCGAATTATTCTTCGAGCTGAGACAGCGGACGATTTTAGGTAAATATATCGACTGGGGAATGCAAGCAGCCAACTTGACGTGGCGGCTGGACAATGGCAGCATTTGCACCACAACCCTCGCTTTCTTCAAAAACATTCCTCCTTTCCACGGAATTCAACACATGTCGAACGATTCGGACACAGTGGCGGCGGCCCCCAACGCAAAACGACTCTTGTGGGCGGGCTTCATGGCGATTCTTGCTGCCGGGGTGGGCTTTTCGGTCCGCGGCGGCATCCTGGTCCAGTGGGCC from Rosistilla carotiformis includes the following:
- a CDS encoding glutathione peroxidase → MNSANAHDHLTDFKMESIDGKSVDLAQYKGKVILVVNVASACGLTPQYEGLEALYEKYKDKGLVVLGFPCNQFGKQEPGTSAEIQAFCKSNYDVSFPMFAKVEVNGEEACPLYKHLTAVDTKPKGAGKVSWNFEKFLVDGHGHVVGRYSPQTEPDDAELTQQIESLLK
- a CDS encoding ExeA family protein, encoding MADKNDLPIDSKYYFAASPFPATPQAESYCGIGSVEETRRRIKRSIERAEGPSIVIGGPGLGKSLLCNLIANDYRSLYKVALLSEGQIDTSRELLQAIMFQLNLPYRDQEEGELRLALIDFLRPRENSGDHGTLLIVDEAQSLSAELLEEIRMISSIVRDGKPRVRTLLAGGLRLDENLSDPRLASFSQRIAARCYLHALSVGETADYIRQQLKRVGAEPTDLIRDDAISSVHSASDGIPRLINQLMNHVLYFAEQQDVEIITAEIVQDAWADLQQLPMPTRTNPKNPSKASTVDFGPLSDGDDAASIEFGELSDFDENFDETFEEETAEDKPELAESEVDRIASADLESDSAYLEPIDHDQVVSESFEMLEACVQLVAEHERDHFAFDAGSPAEISLADAFAQAFGVESVIAEGHESSDSDREPTFVLGQYEEAASDQADVKDETIVEPEVTSDEAKEVCGSQTTSASEQPLVDEDSSQRFRNFPVVRLSTHSTCASGGCGKASCSADKISSESQPLNLLPAISDQDNATDELPCENDLDAETVCFREETTVTGDLHIAEQVSTDLELNNVSDEPVTSEAAYGTISDDLWNVGLDAPTDVTIEDQVSSSPVATNGSPKPVDPFGDFEDEIALEIHRPSDAASQPVRITAGAPAPETQPSPVLWMGNVVEGNDPPLAETEDLLRTEVISINHAAIDTTPGIVSGHFQGLKTRGHAAHTNAKPMAARDIEVADDRDLLIIEDEVQEADGIVPRAAVPAATKTLNDLTTLFSRIRKG